Proteins co-encoded in one Oreochromis aureus strain Israel breed Guangdong linkage group 3, ZZ_aureus, whole genome shotgun sequence genomic window:
- the LOC116317720 gene encoding sodium/hydrogen exchanger 9B2-like isoform X2 codes for MPRRKTEEPDDTTTMKTPSSDSSCCAPCISLKDRCPRPRGIINLLITKVCLFALLFGVVWSITGRECLPGGNLFGIIILFICSVLGGKLVGMIQLPTLPPFPPLLGMLLAGLLLRNVPYITDAIFIDTRWSAALRNIALSIILTRAGLGLNPEALRRLKAVCVRVALGPCMVEACIAAVVSHFLLGLPWVWGFILGFVLAAVSPSVVFPSMLLLQREGYGVEKGIPTLLLAAGSFDVILAITGFSTCLGIAFSTGSTWMNILKGLLEVVGGIVAGMILGMFLCCFPSNDQEDLVLRRTLMLLGLSTFSVFFSNVIGAAGAGSLCTLVLAFLAALGWKTEKAPVAEMVSRSWDVFQPLLFGLIGAEITIKALSPSTVGLGMACILIGLVIRLLVTFLLVHYGGFNLKEKLFISVAWLPKATVQAAIGSKALDMAREEGDEALIKFGLDVLTLAVLAILTTAPVGALGIGLAGPRLLARQVKEETEGEATPSYL; via the exons ATGCCCCGGAGGAAGACGGAGGAGCCGGACGACACGACCACG ATGAAGACGCCATCATCTGACTCCTCCTGCTGCGCGCCCTGTATCAGTCTGAAGGACAGATGTCCTCGACCTCGGGGAATCATCAACCTGCTCATCACCAAAG TCTGTTTGTTTGCTCTGCTGTTCGGAGTCGTCTGGTCCATCACAGGAAGAGAGTGTTTACCTGGAGGGAACCTGTTCGGcatcatcatcctcttcatctgCTCCGTGCTGGGAGGGAAGCTGGTGGGAATGATCCAGCTGCCCACACTACCCCCCTTTCCTCCACTGCTTG gtatgCTGCTGGCGGGTCTGCTATTGCGTAACGTTCCTTACATAACGGACGCCATCTTCATTGACACTCGCTGGTCTGCAGCTCTGAGGAACATCGCCTTGTCCATCATCCTTACCAGAGCTGGTCTGGGCCTCAACCCTGAG GCTTTACGTCGACTGAAAGCAGTGTGTGTACGTGTTGCACTTGGACCCTGTATGGTGGAAGCCTGCATTGCTGCTGTGGTCTCTCACTTCCTGCTGGGTCTGCCATGGGTTTGGGGTTTCATACTGGG tTTTGTACTGGCTGCCGTTTCTCCATCAGTTGTTTTTCCTTCAATGctgctcctgcagagagaaggaTATGGAGTGGAGAAG GGAATCCCCACCCTCCTGCTTGCTGCTGGAAGCTTTGATGTTATTCTCGCTATAACAGGATTCTCTACTTGTTTGGGAATCGCCTTCTCTACAG GTTCTACATGGATGAACATACTGAAGGGTCTGCTGGAGGTGGTGGGAGGCATCGTAGCTGGTATGATCCTGGGAATGTTCTTGTGCTGCTTCCCCAGCAATGACCAG GAGGATCTGGTCTTGAGGAGGACCCTCATGTTGCTGGGTCTGTCCACATTTTCAGTCTTCTTCAGTAATGTTATTGGTGCTGCTGGAGCTGGAAGTCTCTGTACACTGGTGCTGGCTTTCCTGGCTGCACTGGGCTGGAAGACTGAAAAG GCACCAGTAGCAGAAATGGTGAGTCGGTCATGGGATGTATTTCAGCCACTTCTCTTTGGTCTGATTGGAGCTGAGATCACGATTAAAGCACTCAGCCCAAGTACTGTGG GTCTGGGTATGGCCTGCATTCTTATTGGTCTGGTGATCCGTCTActtgtcaccttcctgttggtTCATTATGGAGGATTCAACTTAAAAGAGAAGCTCTTCATTTCTGTGGCCTGGCTGCCTAAAGCTACTGTGCAG GCTGCCATTGGCTCCAAGGCACTAGACATGGCGAGGGAGGAAGGGGATGAGGCCTTAATTAAGTTTGGTTTGGACGTGCTAACATTAGCGGTGTTAGCCATCTTGACCACAGCTCCAGTTGGTGCACTGGGTATCGGACTGGCAGGACCACGTCTTCTGGCCcggcaggtcaaag AAGAGACAGAAGGTGAAGCTACACCATCTTACCTGTGA
- the LOC116317720 gene encoding sodium/hydrogen exchanger 9B2-like isoform X1 produces MPRRKTEEPDDTTTMKTPSSDSSCCAPCISLKDRCPRPRGIINLLITKVCLFALLFGVVWSITGRECLPGGNLFGIIILFICSVLGGKLVGMIQLPTLPPFPPLLGMLLAGLLLRNVPYITDAIFIDTRWSAALRNIALSIILTRAGLGLNPEALRRLKAVCVRVALGPCMVEACIAAVVSHFLLGLPWVWGFILGFVLAAVSPSVVFPSMLLLQREGYGVEKGIPTLLLAAGSFDVILAITGFSTCLGIAFSTGSTWMNILKGLLEVVGGIVAGMILGMFLCCFPSNDQEDLVLRRTLMLLGLSTFSVFFSNVIGAAGAGSLCTLVLAFLAALGWKTEKAPVAEMVSRSWDVFQPLLFGLIGAEITIKALSPSTVGLGMACILIGLVIRLLVTFLLVHYGGFNLKEKLFISVAWLPKATVQAAIGSKALDMAREEGDEALIKFGLDVLTLAVLAILTTAPVGALGIGLAGPRLLARQVKAEETEGEATPSYL; encoded by the exons ATGCCCCGGAGGAAGACGGAGGAGCCGGACGACACGACCACG ATGAAGACGCCATCATCTGACTCCTCCTGCTGCGCGCCCTGTATCAGTCTGAAGGACAGATGTCCTCGACCTCGGGGAATCATCAACCTGCTCATCACCAAAG TCTGTTTGTTTGCTCTGCTGTTCGGAGTCGTCTGGTCCATCACAGGAAGAGAGTGTTTACCTGGAGGGAACCTGTTCGGcatcatcatcctcttcatctgCTCCGTGCTGGGAGGGAAGCTGGTGGGAATGATCCAGCTGCCCACACTACCCCCCTTTCCTCCACTGCTTG gtatgCTGCTGGCGGGTCTGCTATTGCGTAACGTTCCTTACATAACGGACGCCATCTTCATTGACACTCGCTGGTCTGCAGCTCTGAGGAACATCGCCTTGTCCATCATCCTTACCAGAGCTGGTCTGGGCCTCAACCCTGAG GCTTTACGTCGACTGAAAGCAGTGTGTGTACGTGTTGCACTTGGACCCTGTATGGTGGAAGCCTGCATTGCTGCTGTGGTCTCTCACTTCCTGCTGGGTCTGCCATGGGTTTGGGGTTTCATACTGGG tTTTGTACTGGCTGCCGTTTCTCCATCAGTTGTTTTTCCTTCAATGctgctcctgcagagagaaggaTATGGAGTGGAGAAG GGAATCCCCACCCTCCTGCTTGCTGCTGGAAGCTTTGATGTTATTCTCGCTATAACAGGATTCTCTACTTGTTTGGGAATCGCCTTCTCTACAG GTTCTACATGGATGAACATACTGAAGGGTCTGCTGGAGGTGGTGGGAGGCATCGTAGCTGGTATGATCCTGGGAATGTTCTTGTGCTGCTTCCCCAGCAATGACCAG GAGGATCTGGTCTTGAGGAGGACCCTCATGTTGCTGGGTCTGTCCACATTTTCAGTCTTCTTCAGTAATGTTATTGGTGCTGCTGGAGCTGGAAGTCTCTGTACACTGGTGCTGGCTTTCCTGGCTGCACTGGGCTGGAAGACTGAAAAG GCACCAGTAGCAGAAATGGTGAGTCGGTCATGGGATGTATTTCAGCCACTTCTCTTTGGTCTGATTGGAGCTGAGATCACGATTAAAGCACTCAGCCCAAGTACTGTGG GTCTGGGTATGGCCTGCATTCTTATTGGTCTGGTGATCCGTCTActtgtcaccttcctgttggtTCATTATGGAGGATTCAACTTAAAAGAGAAGCTCTTCATTTCTGTGGCCTGGCTGCCTAAAGCTACTGTGCAG GCTGCCATTGGCTCCAAGGCACTAGACATGGCGAGGGAGGAAGGGGATGAGGCCTTAATTAAGTTTGGTTTGGACGTGCTAACATTAGCGGTGTTAGCCATCTTGACCACAGCTCCAGTTGGTGCACTGGGTATCGGACTGGCAGGACCACGTCTTCTGGCCcggcaggtcaaag CAGAAGAGACAGAAGGTGAAGCTACACCATCTTACCTGTGA